In the Gavia stellata isolate bGavSte3 chromosome 17, bGavSte3.hap2, whole genome shotgun sequence genome, CACCATCTTTTACGGGACCCTTCTCTTCATGTACCTGCGGCCCAGCTCCAGCTACTCCCTGGGCAGGGACAAAATCGTTTCCGTCTTTTACGCGGTGGTGACCCCCATGCTGAACCCCTTCATCTACAGCCTGAGGAACCAGGAGGTGAAGAGCGCTCTGAAGAGAGCAGTGGGGAGAAGAATTATTTCCCTGCTGAAGTGGTAAATGGTTTGACATTTGGGCAGTGAGGGGAATGGGGTCTGTGTTCTGGGGTCTTTTTGAAATCGGAGAGAAGCTGTGATAATTATTCTGTATATTATTGTCCATTTTGTAGTCTGGCTCTATCCGTGTGGGATTAATTTGTTATACATTCACCTCTAGATAGTGCATTTCATAACAGGAGAAATACGTACTCATTGAAGAACGACCAAAGGTCGATTTGTGAGGAAACATGCTGAAATGTCCAGATTGTTTCTGAATATTTGGAGGCAAGCACGTGCTGGGTTTTCTCACGGCCCTGCCATTCCTTAGGCAACCCCAAGTCACCTCTCTCTTGAAGGGAGATATGTTGACAAGGCTCAGCCCtgtaaaaataacacatttgtGAGATTTCTGCTGCAGACTTGGACCATTTTCTTCTTGGCTGTCTTTGGCCTGAGCCTACTCATGGTCACCCTCTCCTACAGTTTGGACATCATTCATCAGCGCAGTGGGCTACTTCTCTGTACCTCTTCCAGCCATGAGATGAAATCTACAGATTTAAGGTGAACTTCAGTGCTTCCAGGTAATCCCTGTGACAGATGGGAGCATGCAGGAGAACACACGGAGCAGACCAAGGAGGTTTggatgggagaggaggaaacGTTTCCCTAAAGCTGCAGGAAACGGGGAAAATTGAGGAACTTCTCTGAATCCTCTTCTTCCACAATGACCCATCAAAGTATGttcaaaggcatttaaaaatctttctgttgcACTTTAATCCTTCGAAATGCATTTTACAGTGAATAAAGACTTCAAATGATTTTGTTAATACACAACATTAAGTATTGGACAGTGACAGTTCCTAAATACTACTGTTTAGTGGAATTTTTCAGTACATATATTCAAACTTAAGGATGTACAGTAAAGCCATGGTGCATTAGTTGCAATAAACCTAATATTTCTAActttttctctaattttctcaaagcaTGTAGTTACTTGTATCTGAAAGACCATTAGCTGTGGGATGTAACTGGCCAAATTTGAAGTTTGATAGGTAAACATTAAATCTGACCTTAGTCTCCCTCCCTAGCAGGAACAAAAGACCATGATTCTTGTTAAAATAAACATGGGAAATGGCTTGGGTGAACTATGTTGCATAAAGACATAATGCAGCATGACTCTCTGACATATTTAACTTCAAGACATCTGAATTTAGCGTGGCTGAACCTACTCCAGCCTATGGGTCATGTCACTTCTGTATGTCAGATTTCAGTTTATATACTATTTTCACGGTGTTTTATTTGCAACTCCTCCTTTCCATTTCTACCTCCGTTATAAGAGGAAAATTAGTAGGCTGAAAATACCCTTCGATGCAGTGACATGCAACACGGCTGCATAGCTGATATAAGGGAGCTGAAGAATTCAGTGATAAACGTTTCAAAGGTTTATACTCGATTACCTGATAACTATTTGTGTAACTGCTTTCTACAAAttgttcttccttctttgcCATTCTTTTGTAAGCAGCAAAAGAAGTTTCTCTTGGAAATAACTGGaatgcatgtttttatttaccttttcaaGAAAGAGGGGGTGTTTTGAGCTGTAGCTGGAGGATTGGTAATAAAGTGGGAACAAATGTGAATCAGTGGTGAAAGTGTTGGCACAGAAACTCCCCAAATATAAACCCTGCTGTTAAAATATTGCCCTTTGTAGAGCTACACCCAACCAAAACACCTGCGTTGCTCTTCTCTGTGAATAGTTGGGTTGGCTGGTGCGGGTGTTGGCTCCGCTCCCCGCTGCCATGGAAGGTTTCCTGAGGggctccagctgctcctccagAAGCTCATGGGTTCCTGTAAGTCCTGTAGTGTTTCTTCCAGAGCCATCCCTTTGGCCAACTGAATCACACCGTTGGGGTTCACAGGCTGGAAGAGAAGCTGGGACACCTATAGCTCATGTGGAGGTCCATAGGGCAGGAGGACCTGGAGCAAGGTGAGCCCAAACCCATCCCACGTGTCCATCTCTCTAGGCTCCCAGTAATACTGATGGAGAGAACTTGTCTGTTCGTGTGACCATGTATGGGTCTCCTTTGGACATGGCAAATCCTCCTCCGGGCTACACTGAGCCTATTGATCCATCTAATTCCACCTGAGCTATCATAGGACATACGGACACAGGTCTGGCAGATATAGCACAAGATGTAGGGAGACTTGTGCCCTTTAGGGGAGTGGGAGGGGTGTATGGTGGGTCTCAGGTGGTCCTGGACACCCATTCCTGAACAGCTGCACCGCCACCTTCATCTCTGCTGACCGCAAGGAGAGCCTAGGTGGGTGGCTCGTATGTCTACGCTTGATGTTGTTGACAACTGAAATGAATAAATCCCATCTATGGATCAAAATGATCCAAATATGAACTGCTGTTTGTATGGCGACTCTATCCATGCTGTCAGTTTATCCTAAAGGCATGGGCTTCTATTatttgaagggaaaaattaGCTATACTGAAAGAAATAGTGCGGATTGTAGACTCCCAAAAATGTTCCAGACACTGAAAGAAGCTGGTATCTGCCGAGTGTTGAGCAGAGACAAATTACACTGAATTTACCATTAATTTTCTgctggccaaaaaaaaaaaagtttgcaggAAGAACTGGATTAGCAGcatcttttttcaaaataggCTGTGATGAGATGGTTTTGACCTTGCAATAGAGGTGGAGCAGCAGGATGACCTGTCTCTCTgcaaaagggaggaaaaaatgggcAGCTGAGAGCTTCCTGGGAATACCTGGAGCACGGTAAAAAGGTTTCATGGACTGTCTATCAATCATGTTCGGACAGGTGGGTCCTGTATAGACCTCCCTGTTCTTAGCCATCAGGAGCCTGGAAGCCTTTCAGGCTCATTCATTGCCTGGAGGCTTGGGCCAGCCTTCATCTCCTGTAATCCCATCCAGCTGCTCCAGGCATCCATCCAGAGCTAATTACGACAGCCTAGGCTGCTTGCAATAAGTTTGTAAGATACTTGGAGTAAATTGCCCCACCTTCTCACCTCCCCCTTGATTTTCAGAGGGGCTTGTGAAGAATAACTTGTGCTTATTTGGATCTCTCCCTTTTCTGTCCCATGAGCCTGCCAAGTGTTGTGACAGGTCATTGATATTTGTGACAATAATTAGTACAGGATTTTGCGTCCTCCCGCAGACATCGCTAAGCCTTTATTAGCAGCTCAGACTTGTGGCTCTCACGGATTCTCCTGGTGGATCCAGCAGTATACAATCAAGATTCACTTCTATTAGAGACCCAAACTCTAGCCAAAACCATGACAGACACTTGCTCCCTGGGGAGGGGTGCCCGTTGCCCACGAAGACCTGCAGAGAGATGTATAAAAGCAACACGTTGCTGCAAGTGAGGAACTTCATCTGAGGAAAATACACTGGAGGCTCTCAAACGCTCAGGAGAGACATTCGTGTTTGTCTGGAGGCTAGGAGGATGGCTTCGAGGGTTAGTCCCCCAAATTTACTGTGCAAACATCCTGAGCCTGTAGCGTCAACCAAAGTGGAAGAGACCTCGCAGGTGGTAAGAGGAGGTGACCCCATCCACAGGGAGGTGTGACCATTCCCCGAATGGTCCAGGTGAGCTCTGCTGGGACGACCCTGCTCTGGTATAAATCACTGCAGCAACGCTACCTTTGGGGAGGCTGCTCTGATTTACACCGGGTAAAGGTTTGCTCCTCTGTGTTGGTTAAAGAAGATGAAACGTTTCTGCTGGGATGCACTTAGGATGTGCTCCAGTATTTCGAATACAGAAGATCAGAAATCATGGTGCTTATGGTATGTTTAGGGAGCCGGGCAGAAGAGAGGAGAACACTCTCAAGGAAAGATTAACCCACCCACTGACCCTGAAATAAAGTGatattcactttaaaaagtaaagaatgtttctataaagaaatattctgctGATGGAGAATGGTTCTTCAATGAGTCTTCTGATCCTGGCGCTCATCTGGTGGGGTAAGACTTTGATTCTCATCTTTAATTCTGTAAAGATTTAATTGTTTTATTCTGAACCTTCATGTTATCAGGGAGAGAAACCTGTATTTCACAATTTCATTGGGGCGAGCAGCTTAACTAGGTGCCTAAACTTAGGCAACCGGAGTCGAGTGCGTTTGGCTCAGCACAGCTCCGTGGTCTGTGTGACTTTATATTCCAGGCCAGCATCGTGGATCCCACTTTTGTCTGGGCTTAGGCAGTACGTTACAGCTGGTCCATGCTCATGAACGCTCACAGCTATCTCCTGCTACTGGAAACCTGATTTACAGAAGTGATTTATCTCCCAGTCCACTTCTGGAAATACAAAGCATGATTAGAGTCATCAGCATATCGTGGTTGTTCATGGGGACCTTGACACCACGGCTAGTACCTTTGCTCTGAATGTCATGGGGAGATCAAGACAGATTTTATGGTGTTTAGTCTGTTAATTGTATATTCTCTGAATTGTACTGAGGAAATGTTTGATGCTTACCCCAGTTCAGAGTAACAGCTTTGGACCCAAATTTTGTTCATGGTCTCCCTGGCTTCATCTCCCCAAGGTTTCTGAGACTGTAATATTCAACTCCTCATGTCCTGGATGAGTTTTAGGATCATGCAACacccctttcctctctccctccccacttcCCGACAaattaaagacttttttttttcctcgcCTCAGTGCCTTTTCCAAAACCAACAAAGGAAATTACTTTTACTCCAAGCTATTACAATTATAGCCAGAAGCCACTGCTAAAAGCAGAGCTGTCTTGTTCTGGGCACCTTATCATGATCGGTTTgaaatgaggaggaagggaaataaATGTGGAGAAAAACTTAATCACAGGAGGTCAGGGGCAGAGCTGATGATTCGGTCTGTGCCACCTGAATCCCTACCTGCTGTTATACCCCTCGATCTCATCAAACTGTAGGTATCAAAGTGGGATTCTGCGATACAGATGAACCTGCCCGAAGGTCTGCCCACAGTCAGAAAGTGAGAGACCCTCCGCGGTAACTCGCTGCGGGTGGGGAAGGTGTTTGGGAAGGCTGGGATGCTCTCCCTTCAGAAGGGACCTCCTCTTCCCTTGGACTGTAAAGGAGGACAAGCTCAGTGCAGTCCATCCCACTCTAGCTCCCTAGAAATGACCGGGCCGGGGCGCCCTGGCTGCACGGGGTGTAAATTAATCAAGTTATCCCATTTCAGttcaaataaataaaggcaCGGTTTCCACTGTCGGATATTTTCAGGCTCTCATCTTCCTTGGTAGACCCGAAGCCCTGAATGGCAGAGCAGAATCACACCTCGGTGGCAGAGTTCATTCTCGAGGGCTTGAGTGACCAAGCGGAGATGGAGGCAGTCCTCTTTGTCCTGTTGCTGCTCATCTACACCGTCACCCTTTTGGGCAACGCGGGGATTATCGTAGTCATCCGAGGTGACCCACGGCTCCACACAtccatgtacttcttccttgGCAGCCTCTCTGTTGTTGATATCTGCTTCTCCTCTGTGATTGCCCCCAGGACCTTGGTGAACTTCCTATCAGAGAGGAAGATCATTTCCTTCGCTGGCTGCATGGGCCAAGCCGCCTTCTACATCGTCTTCGTGACGACTGAGTGTTTCCTGCTGGCCGTCATGGCATACGACCGGTACGTGGCCATCTGTAACCCCCTGCTCTATTCCTCTGTTATGACTTGGAGGTTGTGCATGTGGCTGGTGGTGGGGTCCTACATCGGGGGTGTCCTGAACTCCATCATACAGATGATCTTCATCATTAGGctgcccttctgcagctccaATGTCATCAACCACTTCTTCTGCGACGTTCCTCCCCTCCTGGCTCTGTCCTGTGCCAGCACCTACGTCAACGAGATGATCCTCTTCTCCTTGGCTGGCGTCATTGAGCTCAGCACCATCTCCACCATCCTGGTCTCCTACATCTTCATCTCCTCTGCCATCCTGAGGATCCGTTCAGCTGAAGGCAGGCAAAAAGCCTTCTCCACCTGCGCGTCCCACCTGACAGTGGTGACCATGTTGTATGGGACGACAATCTTCATGTATTTACGCCCCAGCTCTAGTTACTCCCTGAACACTGACAAAGTGGTCTCCATCTTCTACACAGTGGTGATTCCCATGctgaaccccctcatctacagcctGAGGAACAAGGAGGTGAAGGATGCTCTGAGGAGAACAGCAGAGAGAATCACAGTCAGGCTCTGAACCCTCCTCAATAAAACCCGATACGGGATTTCTCTCCGAGGCTGTGGAGCCTCCGCCCATGGAGATATTCAGAAGTTGCCTGGATGAGGCCATGAGCAACCTGATGTGGCTGTGAAGTCAGCCCTGCTTTCAGTGGGACATGGAACAATTTTTCATCAGAAAGAAGATCTAGGAGGTCTCTGGTGCTATGAATGGCAAgttatacacatatatacacatatgcatgtgtgtacatataaaaatacaatattaaatatatattatactatatatttatatagaatGCAATATATTCTTGTGTTAAATGTGTATGCCAACACATGttactgatttttcttgtcACTCCCTAGCCTCAATTTAGCTGGGGTCTCAATGATTTATGGGCTGGGTCAGGAAGGCAGCTCCTGCGAGAAGCTCTTCCTAGGAAGGATGGAAACACAAGGTCTAAATGGATAAACTTTGAGATTTTAACGCAGTTAGAGGCTGATGGGATATGGTGAATAAG is a window encoding:
- the LOC104264306 gene encoding olfactory receptor 5J3, with product MAEQNHTSVAEFILEGLSDQAEMEAVLFVLLLLIYTVTLLGNAGIIVVIRGDPRLHTSMYFFLGSLSVVDICFSSVIAPRTLVNFLSERKIISFAGCMGQAAFYIVFVTTECFLLAVMAYDRYVAICNPLLYSSVMTWRLCMWLVVGSYIGGVLNSIIQMIFIIRLPFCSSNVINHFFCDVPPLLALSCASTYVNEMILFSLAGVIELSTISTILVSYIFISSAILRIRSAEGRQKAFSTCASHLTVVTMLYGTTIFMYLRPSSSYSLNTDKVVSIFYTVVIPMLNPLIYSLRNKEVKDALRRTAERITVRL